A window from Aerococcus sp. Group 1 encodes these proteins:
- a CDS encoding ParB/RepB/Spo0J family partition protein, translated as MTNKKNRGLGKGIGALFPGDSFDNEATDLTQQAQAIDQEAQEAEASESGPGESHKDQVQEIPLDEIRPNPYQPRTEFDPSALQELADSIEEQGLLQPITLRKSAIKGYEIIAGERRFRAMKLAGYDTIPALVREMTDAQMIETAIIENLQREDLTPLEEAQAYRNLMDELDLTQAEAAKRLGKSRSHLANTLRLLDLNEDVKELLQNQKLSMGQARTLLGLKNKKDQSRLAKKVVDEGITVRHLEKMVQNLNEPVQPAPKVANNKAEKPTYLLEGEEHLMDKFGTNVQIKPKGQAGKIEIEYLSQEDLTRILDILDIRFDD; from the coding sequence ATGACCAATAAGAAAAATCGCGGCTTGGGTAAGGGGATTGGGGCCCTCTTTCCCGGAGACTCCTTCGATAATGAAGCCACCGACCTGACTCAACAGGCTCAAGCCATCGACCAAGAAGCCCAAGAGGCCGAAGCGAGTGAGAGCGGCCCAGGAGAAAGTCACAAAGACCAGGTCCAAGAGATTCCTCTTGATGAGATTCGTCCCAACCCCTACCAACCACGGACCGAATTTGACCCCAGCGCCCTGCAAGAATTAGCTGATTCCATTGAAGAACAAGGGCTCTTACAACCCATTACCCTGAGAAAGTCAGCCATTAAGGGCTATGAAATTATTGCCGGGGAACGCCGCTTCCGGGCCATGAAACTAGCGGGTTATGATACGATTCCAGCCCTAGTCCGGGAAATGACCGACGCTCAAATGATCGAGACCGCCATCATTGAAAACCTGCAACGTGAAGATCTGACGCCCCTAGAAGAGGCTCAGGCCTACCGCAACTTAATGGATGAACTCGACCTGACCCAGGCTGAAGCCGCCAAACGTCTCGGCAAGAGCCGGTCCCACCTGGCCAATACCTTGAGACTCTTAGACTTAAATGAAGATGTCAAAGAGCTCCTCCAAAACCAAAAACTTTCCATGGGCCAAGCCCGGACCTTGTTAGGGTTGAAAAATAAGAAAGACCAAAGCCGCCTGGCCAAGAAAGTGGTTGATGAAGGGATAACCGTCCGCCACTTGGAGAAAATGGTTCAAAACCTTAACGAACCGGTCCAACCAGCTCCCAAAGTGGCCAATAATAAGGCCGAAAAGCCAACTTATTTACTCGAAGGAGAAGAGCACCTCATGGATAAGTTCGGCACCAATGTGCAGATTAAACCCAAGGGCCAAGCCGGCAAGATTGAAATTGAATACCTATCCCAAGAAGACCTCACCCGGATCTTGGATATTTTAGACATTCGTTTTGATGATTGA
- a CDS encoding DUF951 domain-containing protein, translated as MAEKNYDLNDIVEMKKPHPCKTNAWKLIRMGADIRMKCQGCGQSVMMPRREFEKKMKKVIGHDDQGK; from the coding sequence ATGGCTGAAAAGAATTATGATTTAAATGATATTGTGGAAATGAAGAAGCCCCATCCGTGTAAGACCAATGCCTGGAAGTTGATCCGAATGGGGGCTGATATCCGCATGAAGTGCCAAGGCTGCGGTCAATCTGTCATGATGCCGCGTCGTGAATTTGAAAAGAAAATGAAAAAAGTCATTGGCCATGATGACCAAGGCAAGTAA
- the ychF gene encoding redox-regulated ATPase YchF, producing the protein MPLTAGIVGLPNVGKSTLFNAITKSQVEAANYPFATIDPNVGVVEVPDQRLWKLSEIYQPKKTIPTTFEFTDIAGIVKGASKGEGLGNKFLANIREVDAICHVVRCFDDGNITHVSGGINPQDDIETINLELVLADLESVNKRYEKAVKMAKSKDHDAVTEANTLKKLKEALEAGKPARTVDFNEEEEAVAKQLFLLTMKPVLYVANVSEDDASDGDNDYVKQVRQLAQAEGSEVVVVSAKLEEDLATMDEEDRDMFLEDLGMDQSGLDVLIQQAYKLLGLATYFTAGEQEVRAWTFKKGMHAPQAAGIIHSDFERGFIRAETVHYDDLVEYGSIQACKEAGRYRSEGKDYEVQDGDVMLFRFNV; encoded by the coding sequence ATGCCTTTAACAGCAGGAATCGTGGGTTTGCCTAATGTGGGGAAATCTACCTTATTTAACGCCATAACCAAGTCCCAAGTGGAAGCCGCTAACTACCCATTTGCGACCATTGACCCTAATGTGGGGGTTGTGGAAGTGCCCGACCAACGTTTGTGGAAGCTTAGTGAAATCTACCAACCTAAAAAGACCATCCCAACTACCTTTGAATTTACCGATATTGCCGGGATTGTTAAGGGGGCCAGCAAGGGGGAAGGATTAGGCAACAAGTTCTTAGCTAACATCCGGGAAGTGGACGCCATCTGCCACGTGGTCCGTTGCTTTGATGACGGGAACATTACCCACGTCTCTGGCGGCATCAACCCCCAAGATGACATCGAAACCATTAACTTGGAATTAGTCCTAGCTGACTTGGAAAGTGTCAATAAGCGCTATGAAAAAGCGGTAAAAATGGCTAAGTCTAAAGACCACGATGCCGTGACCGAGGCCAACACCCTGAAGAAATTAAAGGAAGCCTTAGAAGCGGGGAAACCAGCCCGGACCGTTGACTTCAACGAAGAAGAAGAGGCGGTAGCTAAGCAATTATTCCTCTTAACCATGAAACCGGTCCTCTATGTGGCTAACGTCAGCGAAGATGATGCTAGTGATGGGGACAATGACTATGTCAAGCAAGTCCGCCAATTAGCCCAAGCAGAAGGGTCCGAAGTGGTGGTGGTTTCAGCTAAGTTAGAAGAAGACCTAGCCACCATGGATGAGGAAGACCGCGACATGTTCCTAGAAGACTTGGGCATGGACCAATCCGGCTTAGATGTCTTGATCCAACAAGCTTACAAGTTACTAGGACTAGCCACCTACTTTACGGCCGGGGAACAAGAAGTCCGGGCCTGGACCTTTAAGAAGGGCATGCATGCGCCTCAAGCAGCGGGGATTATTCACTCCGACTTTGAACGTGGTTTTATTCGTGCAGAAACCGTCCACTACGATGATTTGGTCGAATACGGCAGTATCCAAGCCTGCAAGGAAGCTGGCCGCTACCGTTCGGAAGGCAAGGACTATGAGGTCCAAGACGGCGACGTCATGCTCTTCCGCTTCAATGTTTAG
- a CDS encoding ParA family protein produces the protein MGKVIAIANQKGGVGKTTTAVNLAAALAYSDKQVLLVDSDAQGNATSGLGISKAEVERDIYDVLVNDVDMATTIQQSSRENLVLVPATIQLAGAEVELTNLPHREARMKQAIDGVKENYDYVIIDCPPSLGHLTINAFTAADAILIPVQSEYYALEGLSQLLNTIQLVQKHFNPHLKIEGVLMTMFDSRTNLANEVVEEVRKYFGDKVYNTLIPRNVRLSEAPSYGQSIIDYDMSSKGAQVYLQLAKEVLANDQ, from the coding sequence ATGGGGAAGGTCATTGCCATTGCCAATCAAAAAGGCGGCGTCGGTAAAACGACAACAGCAGTCAATTTAGCTGCTGCACTGGCTTATTCAGACAAACAAGTGCTCTTAGTCGATAGTGATGCCCAGGGAAATGCCACCAGTGGTTTAGGCATCTCTAAGGCGGAAGTCGAACGGGATATTTATGACGTTTTAGTCAATGATGTGGATATGGCGACTACCATCCAGCAATCATCGCGGGAAAACCTGGTCCTGGTCCCAGCCACCATCCAATTAGCGGGAGCGGAAGTGGAACTCACTAACCTCCCCCACCGGGAAGCCCGGATGAAGCAGGCCATTGATGGGGTCAAGGAAAATTACGACTATGTCATTATCGATTGCCCACCATCCTTGGGCCACTTGACCATTAATGCCTTTACCGCGGCGGATGCGATCTTGATTCCGGTACAGAGTGAATACTATGCCCTGGAAGGCTTGAGCCAGTTGCTTAATACCATTCAATTGGTCCAAAAACATTTTAACCCCCACTTGAAGATTGAAGGGGTCTTGATGACCATGTTCGACTCACGGACCAACCTGGCCAACGAAGTGGTGGAAGAAGTTCGCAAATACTTTGGTGACAAGGTCTATAACACCTTGATCCCGCGTAATGTGCGTTTGTCGGAAGCGCCCTCCTATGGCCAATCGATTATTGATTACGATATGAGTTCCAAAGGGGCGCAAGTCTACCTACAACTGGCAAAGGAAGTGCTCGCAAATGACCAATAA